In Silene latifolia isolate original U9 population chromosome 3, ASM4854445v1, whole genome shotgun sequence, a single window of DNA contains:
- the LOC141647522 gene encoding anthocyanidin 3-O-glucosyltransferase 2-like, which produces MANNAAELVFIPGTGVGHLITTVQLAKFILQTNHSISISILLITLPNQSPKLKAYIESESCDNPYSTRLVFVSLPTLTNVPDPSSSDFFTTVIEHCRPLVKDLFDDRLRAGLPKPAGLVLDMFCAAFVDVADELGVPSYVYCTSGASFLNFVFWAQSWADSHGLQACDFTAKISDPNGSFTVPGFKNPVTSKNIPAFLKMEWGSQVFFTLARQFRRMKGILVNSYMELEPLAIQSLQNSEDKSIPPVYPVGPILNLKSGGGSQDKDKESTIEWLDSQPESSVVFLCFESMGGFDDEQVKEIADGLDRSGHRFLWSLRRSPTLAKPEISNDNETFSEALPKGFLDRIVQRGKIIGWAPQVEVLAHPAVGGFVSHCGWNSTLESLWFNVLIGAWPIYAEQKLNAFELVKELELAVEIRMDYSSDWRFEKPNFLVKAVEIEEGIKKLMSMDEKMKGNVKDMSDKARKALENGGSSYHWLGCFIKDVLSYIA; this is translated from the coding sequence ATGGCCAATAATGCTGCAGAATTAGTGTTTATCCCGGGCACCGGTGTTGGCCACCTAATTACTACAGTACAATTAGCCAAATTCATCCTTCAAACTAATCATTCTATTTCCATTTCTATTCTTTTAATTACTCTTCCTAACCAGTCGCCCAAATTAAAGGCCTACATCGAGTCAGAGTCATGTGACAACCCTTATTCCACCCGACTTGTATTCGTATCTCTCCCGACCCTAACCAATGTACCTGACCCGTCTTCATCAGATTTCTTCACCACGGTAATTGAGCACTGCAGGCCACTCGTGAAAGATCTGTTTGATGATCGGTTAAGGGCCGGGTTGCCTAAACCGGCCGGGCTTGTTCTTGACATGTTTTGCGCCGCTTTTGTGGATGTTGCTGATGAGCTAGGTGTGCCTTCCTATGTCTACTGTACTTCTGGTGCTTCGTTCTTGAACTTTGTGTTTTGGGCTCAGAGTTGGGCTGACAGTCATGGGCTCCAGGCTTGTGATTTCACGGCTAAGATCAGTGACCCGAATGGTTCGTTTACCGTACCCGGGTTTAAAAACCCGGTTACGAGTAAAAATATTCCTGCTTTTCTTAAAATGGAATGGGGGAGTCAAGTTTTCTTTACTCTTGCACGTCAGTTTAGAAGAAtgaagggtattttggtcaattcATATATGGAACTTGAACCGCTTGCTATCCAATCATTGCAAAATAGCGAAGACAAATCAATCCCACCGGTCTATCCCGTGGGCCCCATTCTAAATCTTAAGAGTGGAGGTGGGTCccaggataaggataaggagtcAACGATAGAGTGGCTTGATAGTCAACCTGAATCCTCGGTGGTATTCCTTTGCTTCGAGAGTATGGGAGGTTTTGATGACGAACAAGTTAAGGAAATAGCCGATGGTCTAGATCGATCTGGCCATCGTTTTTTGTGGTCTCTACGAAGGTCGCCAACCTTGGCAAAACCAGAGATTTCTAACGACAACGAGACCTTCTCTGAGGCCCTTCCCAAAGGGTTTCTGGATCGCATAGTGCAAAGAGGAAAGATTATAGGGTGGGCACCCCAGGTTGAGGTGTTGGCCCACCCAGCTGTAGGCGGATTTGTGTCGCATTGTGGGTGGAATTCGACTTTGGAGAGTTTGTGGTTTAATGTCCTTATAGGTGCATGGCCAATTTACGCTGAGCAAAAGTTGAATGCCTTTGAGTTAGTTAAAGAGTTGGAACTCGCGGTTGAGATACGAATGGATTATAGTTCGGACTGGAGGTTTGAAAAGCCCAACTTTTTAGTAAAAGCTGTGGAGATTGAAGAGGGGATTAAGAAGTTGATGAGTATGGACGAGAAAATGAAGGGAAATGTgaaggacatgagcgacaaagcTAGGAAAGCTTTAGAAAATGGAGGATCATCTTATCATTGGCTAGGTTGTTTTATAAAAGATGTCTTGAGTTACATTGCTTAA
- the LOC141647523 gene encoding small ribosomal subunit protein eS17w-like: MGRVRTKTVKKSSRQVIEKYYSKMTLDFHTNKKVLEEVAIIPSKRLRNKIAGFSTHLMRRIQKGPVRGISLKLQEEERERRMDFVPDVSAINTELIAVDRETIEMLAALGMSDLPGLSEVAPESVSLAVPGAGFGRGAGGPRRY, encoded by the coding sequence ATGGGACGAGTCCGCACAAAAACAGTGAAGAAATCATCCCGTCAAGTAATTGAAAAGTACTACTCAAAAATGACCCTTGATTTCCACACTAACAAAAAAGTCCTTGAAGAAGTTGCAATTATTCCATCAAAACGTCTCCGTAACAAGATCGCTGGTTTCTCTACCCATCTCATGAGGCGTATCCAGAAAGGCCCAGTTCGTGGAATTTCCCTCAAGCTTCAAGAAGAAGAAAGAGAACGTAGGATGGATTTTGTACCTGATGTTTCCGCCATTAATACTGAGCTTATCGCTGTTGATAGAGAGACTATTGAGATGCTTGCTGCTTTGGGTATGTCTGATTTGCCTGGTTTATCTGAGGTTGCTCCTGAATCTGTCAGTCTTGCTGTTCCTGGTGCTGGTTTTGGTCGTGGTGCTGGTGGTCCTCGTAGGTACTGA